The genomic window TGTCTGGGCCCCGGCGGGGCCTGATTGCACGACACTGGATACAAGATCCTGAGGAGAGAGGGCAAGGctgcaggggagagagagagagagagagagagagagagagagagatgtgccTCCACTTTTTTCACTTcactctccctttctttccctcctttcatGCTGTACCTGTGCGGGAATCTGGTGTCTGTtaaaatggctgaaaaaaaacagtccctGTGTGAAGTCGATCCTGCAGATTCTGGAGGAAAACATTTGTCTTAAATACATCAGAGGTCTGTCAAACACTGGACCTGGAGAGTTTAGATCACGGTGATGATATGCTGTTAGTTCATTTTAGTTAATAAAGTGAAAACGCCAACGTGCTCAGAGCAGCTCTCTTTAAATCTCTGCTCAAcctttcattatattttatccAAGTTACATCGTTATTACAGTTTTGTTATTCGTGTGATTTACTGTGGTCAAGGcttcaaaaaacagaagagttgttcctgtttatatataaaacactttatttacaaAAGGTTTATATACATGTAGGCAGATGTTCATATACTGGATGTATCAAAAGAATatacaaacatttgttttatttctttttactACTTAATGgacttgtttttatcttatttctgTTGTATTAAATTTTTCAATTATTTCGTAAATtctatgtaaaacattttgtatttgtgaaAGGTTCTATTCAGGCTGTGAGCTCAAGCTTGCTTGGATctgatttttattctttatataaacatttcgAGGACTTTATTTAACAAGGATGGTCTCTTAAGATTGACATTTCTTTTTAGAGGTTCCTGCCCAAAATGGCAGCATAATTTACACACCGACACAGAATCAACATTTGCTTTGACAACTTACTTCGTGTTTTCTGAGCTACATAACATTTATATCAGTTTTATGGGACAACCAACAAACCACCAGCTAATAATTAAGGGTGCGCtatgtattaaaaatgtgccaaaagtaatgctaataataaaatacatgtagcAGTTCTAATGATCTGGgatcaaaaataattttgttcCATGGAGCAACTGAAGATCATTTGAAACTTATTGAAATAAGATCACTGGAATTAGATTTTAATGATTTGCAGCTGTATTATTAAATCTACTGAAAGATACTGAACTTTCTATTACAGTGAAGTTCAGATTtagtttttataaaatataattttacaccttcaaatactgttttttgcatattttagtagaaattcaaaatttcaaaaactACACCTCCACAAAGTGAatagatgttttgttttgttctttgtgtctttttacaTCTGAacacaaagttttaaaaagtcatAGTTGTAAATATCAAACTCATGGAAACGGAGGCCCACTCAGCATGGGTTGATGTGTTgtaatcaaacacattttaattgtttacatttctggAGAGGTTTTATTATTTGcttataaataagtaaatattcTGTGCTCAATTATTGTCTCCTCGCTGAACTTCATAGGAACTAATGTGCTCCAAATTCTTTAGTCTGTGAGAGAACGTTTTTGCTTTGTGTCTCCCAGTTGatttataaaatcaaaacataGAACATACgtaaatgtatttgttcatgtttttattttatttttgcttttgagTGACCGCCACAGATTTGCAGATGTTTTTAGTTCCTGCTAATGTATTTAGTTTGTTCAGTGCATTATCGGTATTTATTTGTCGAGCTGAACGGCTACAAATAACGTACTGAAGCACTCTTGCACTATTTTGACACATTGAATGTGTATATTCACGTCAATTTGCTGATGACATGGAGAATCCAGAAGTAtgttttcgtgtgtgtgtgtgtgtggtttatgcatgtgtatctgtgtgtgcgtgtgtgtgtctgtgcatgtgtgtacatacCTGAGGGGCTGCAGTGGAGCGTCTTGTTGCACTGGACTAAACTGTGGGACAGACAAGGGAGAGCAGTGGGAGTGGAAACAATGGAGGGGAACAGGGTGAACTGTGAAAGGTTTTAGATCCAACCATTGTTGTTAAAGCTGGTGTAGAGGTGGAGTGAACTATCATGGAGCACATAGATCAAGCAGGATGAGCAACGTATGCAAAGGTTTGAGATAAAACAAGATTAAGATCAGACCAAAAGGGAAGAATTCAGAGGTCATGAATGGGgtgcaaacacagacagaggcGGTGGGGTGGAGATGTGGACACGAGAGGGTTTAGGAGAGACGTGTGATGGGGTCCTAGTGGCTGGTGGACATGGCCCAGGCCCCCTCCATCCTCCAGACTGAGAAGGCGTAGCTCAGTCTTTCGTGGGCCAGGTAGTTGCAGCTGGCCAGCTTAGCGTCCATCTCGTCGCTCTGCAGCACCTGGTAGAGGAAGTCGATGTAGCGCGAGGCCAGTTTAAGGATCTGGATCTTGCTCAGCTTGTCTGAAGGAAGCGTGGGGATGATCTTGCGTAGAGAGGCGAAGGCGTCGTTCAGGGACTGAGTGCGTTGACGCTCCCGCACGTTGGCGATGACGCGCTGAGAGTGGAGGTCCTCGAAGGGCTGGTCCGGCCTGGGGCCCAGCGACGTGGGAGCAAGAGTCACCACTGTTGAAGGGCTCTTCTTCAACCTCTTTGGCCCAGACGGCAGCAGGCTATTGGGACTGCCGGTGCTGCTCTCCTCGGTCTGACCGAGGCTGTCTTTCTTGGGGTAAGGGGAGCGTTTTCGATTTCCTGCTTGGAGGCTCTTCTTCGATCCTCTCTCCAGTTCCTCTTCGCTGGCCCCCATCCCTCCTTCAGGGGAGTTGGTGCAGGACACCTCTTCTCTCATTGTACCGTCCACTGACAACCTTCCAAACTCCACTGCAAAGACAGGATGCTgtaaggcttttttttctcttttcagccTTTCTGACAGCAGTTACAAACCTGAACTTGACAAGCTTGTGTAAGAAGAGTCTTGTCCTCCGTCAACGAAAGTTACGGCTGCTGAATCTCCATTGGCTTGAACGTCGCTGTGGCTGTCCTGTTTCCTGGTTACCTTGTTAAACTTCTCGCTTTCACATTCCCTTCTCAACCTGGcagacagaacaacaacaaaccatCTGACAGGCAGGTCCACCTCCGCCCCTTTTATACCCAAACGCTAACCCAGGGCCTGCGGGCACTTCTCATTGGCTCAGCGAACTTCCAGAAGGCGTGGTCCAGCCTGAGCCAGGCAGGAAAGCAGCAAGTGTGCGTTAGCTGGGCGGGTGATGAAGGAAGGGGGTAAGTGGTCCTCTCGGCCAATAAGAAGTGCTCTGTCTAATGTTGCAGAGATGTCTGAGGCTTTATGGGTTCCAGATTTAGGCTGGAGTGTCAGTCCGCATGCACCCTTGTGTCTGCCTTCCCGTTCATCAAATTCATTATTGGGGCAGAAATCAATCTAAACCTTTTATTTCTGACAGTCATCAGTATAAGCTTTAATGTTAAGCATTTTGTAGGGTATTTTTATGAACATACATTCTTgaaagcttttttatttttacagtgaatGTGCATAACAGTCATAAATCATATGCGTTGATATACTGCTaaaaatttgtcttttttccctttatcATGTGAACAAGTGTGAATTCACAATAACATTTGTCTTCCATGATCTTTATCATGCTGATAACgagatataaaaacaaatctgttaaaCCACGGGTCACAACATGGACCGAGTCAATGAAAATACTGCGGATTAGAAGAATGAAGGAGGGATTTATAGGTTAATGCACATTATGATGTGGAATTTATGTTTATAAATGGCACAAATTATAAATTTTGCCATGACAGACCGTGAAGTCCTGCAAAccaaaaaaaggatttttcGTAAATCTCTTTTGGCCGCAGCGGCTTTCAGTAGatctgagagaaaatgtgaggTTGTGCAAGCACGCATTCTGGAAAGAATTTCACAAGATGAGTCTTTTTCTGACAAAGAACTGTCTCTGTAAACTACACTGAACACATCTTAAGACATTCATGATCTAACACCAGACCTGTGCTTGTTTTAGAAAAGTGTTTAATGAACAAACACCTCTAACATCACAGCTGACATCAGCTGTCCTGCTCCTTCATGTTGGCTCAGGAAAGGTAGCGCAGACAGGACCCTAAATAACCCCTGACCTCAGTGGCCCAGTGACCTCAGTCTGTAGAGGTGAGGGAGCACCTAATTGTGCCAAACATGGCCTCAAGGCAGAGCCAACACATGTTCCACCTCCACACCGTGAACCAAAATGGGTCTGCAGCcacttaaacacattttctacacACTGGCAGTCATGACACAGCAGGCAGGTCCTCCTGAAAAAATTGACAGCGCATAGCTCGGGGTCATGTTTGTTCAATCTGCGTTGGGATTTTACTTGTTGAACTTGTTGAGGACACCAAGAGTAGAGCGACCTACAATTTGGACAAATTACTAAATCTTGTGTAAGACCACCTTTAGATCTAAATCAGTTTCCCATCATTGTGTCCATTTATACCTTCATGCGTCACCACTTGAGTGACTCACATGTGCATCATTGCAGAGAAATCTTGCGGTGAGGTTTTCCACTGAATTTAGCAGAAATGTACTTTTTGGTGATAGCATAGTTAATAGAAGCCTTCCCATTTCAACACCTCCAAacattagctttttttttctttacaatctTTCATGTTTCCAAAACagattgaattgaaattgagCCGCTGTCAAGAGACATTTCATAAAGACACAGGCAGATGAGACATTTTAGTAGAAACTGGTACTTACCAACAAAATTTTCATGGGTTGTAACTGAACCTCACATCATTTTTGACACGGTGCTTGACAGCTTCTAGCCAACAATTGGGTGTGATTGCGGCAGCATGTGAAGGACTGTATGTAAGGAGAGCGGCTCAGAAGATTTTTGATGAGCCCCGTGATTGCACTGGTTTACATTTCATTCAGAGAGCGACACTGAACGGAAAGTAGCTCGATCCCAGTTGGGTTCAATCAACtcggaagaagaaaaaaaaaacctcatctGGCCATCAAAGCAGGGAGACAGTGAATTATATGAGGTTGTATTTACATAACAGGCCAAGTCAACTCCAGGATTAACTGGTATTAGAATTGGGCTTATTGGGAGCTCTGGTGGAGACAGTGGAGGGACAGGAAAGTCATTGTTGCTGAGGCTAATCTCGGGAGTTGCCGCTTACCTTTAGTGAAAGCATGGGTCCGTGCCACCATCATGGAAAAAATGAGCTAACGAAGCGAGTGGGCCAACAGGAATGTCGTGGCACGACCGTTTCACAGAAGAACagaggggagaaaagagagagaatgggagaagaataagaaaaggggaaaagaaaaggacaagaaaggagagggagaagggggaaaaaagtgagGCTGTCCAAACAGAACCAGATGCAGGAGTGTGGAGGCTCGTTTGATCTCTGTCCTCATAGGCTGATTGATGttgcacatttcatttccttgtCAGAGTCTTGACATAATGTTTCACTAAACACTCAGGCCCTGCTCTCTTCTTCGTTTTATTTCCACGGGGGTCATAATTAACTCTTTCTGGTGCTGAAAATAGATCATagatatatcaatatatatcaatatatatagGCTTACACGTGCACACAGGGGTGCTTGGATATCAAAGAAGACCGATGtattgtctgtttctgtctctccgCCATATGGTTTGGTCTGAACTGAAACACTGCACTGAGGAGCGGCCATGTTGAAACTTTTGAAGTGCtccaggaacaaaaaaaaagagggggtggaggtggaggggggggaaATAGTTTTTTTAAGTTCGTAATGCAGTCAATTCGATTACCGTCATACGGCGAAAGGTCGAAGTGCCTCGGTGACGTACTCAGCTGGTAGGAGCACGGCAGTGTGACCAATCATAAGTGATGTGTTTGGAAATCTATACTGGCTGGACAAAAGGAACCAATCATTAAATTCCTCCTCACCTTCACCCTGAGAGTTTCTTCGCCCTCTTGGCTGCTGTTATTGATGTTTGCACACAGCAcattcctccccctcctcaccccccccgccccctcctcATACCCATCCTTCCACGGCTCCATCCCTCCCGGGGAGCCTATAGTGGCACAAAGGCAGACATCTGGGACCCATTTCCCCCCTGGAGAAGCCCTTCCTGTGGGGTATCCACTTAGAGGGGTTCGGGAGGAGCGGGGTGGGGAGCTGAGGGGTGAAGGTGCATGGAAGGTGGGGGATGGGGGTGATGGGGCTGGGTTGGGGTGAAGGAGGGGAAAGCTTGCAAACTAATAATGAGACAAGAGGTGTGGGTGATAAGCAGGTCTGCTGCAAACTGAGTGTGGGTGtcgatttttaaaaaaaaggttaaaagcTCAAAGTTATCATTACTAAACACAGAATGAATCCTCACCTGCCTTTTCTAGTTAATGAATCAAAGAAGTAGTTTGACGTTTTGGAAAAcctgctttcttgccaagatttcgatgagaagattgatgccactctcatgtctgaGATCTTTGATCTTCTCATCgaactctcggcaagaaaagCGAAAAGAAATTTCCCAGAATATCAAACTATTATTTGAAGTCTGacatttgaaatgacaaatccaaaaaactaaaactaaggTTTGACCATCTATGagtatgaaatgtttttgaacTTTTTGTTTCCGTTCGGTTTTggtaaacaaatataaaactgaggAATGATCATattgtgtatgaaatgtttggaacttttggttttgtttctgttttgttttgtttttgtgtggcCTAAACCTAGAAGTGAAAGAGTTGCCTATTAGAATGTAAAAAGGGAAGCTATGATAAGGTGAAACTTAAGCCTACACCTTCTtagttaatattttttgttgttttccttttaatttaatgccttactgttatttatttatctctatGTGCATTCCTCTTGAACTGTTAATAACAACCGAAATAaatcactactactactactactactaaaagAGATTACAAAGCTCCAACCTCTATGAGAAGTCCTTAAAGCCACTGGAAACCTAAATCCACAATAGCCTTCTAACATGTAATTTAGGGTCTTATGTACATGATAATAAGCGTCTAAAAAGTATTAGAAATTAGTTTCAATCCAAATtcaaaatattgtcatttaagtGTTTGTAAACATTCCTGATATTGGGTTTGAATTGGGCGTGGTTATGCTCGGACATTTATCACgaaaattacataattaagtCCACAAACCAATCATAAATGACGTGACGTGCTGCGGTAAGCGTATTGTCTCATTTCCAGTTGCCAGAGTTTCTGTGTCACTGGTAGCATCTCAGCATCTCAACTGCAgctaattaaattaaatgtacacTAGTTCTGTTTTAGCACTCTCAACACTCTTCTTCTATCAGCAACTTTCTCTCTAATCACACAGTTGTTTAGATGTTTTTCAAATCTGCTAGTGactttagcttagcagttagcgatggcttcccTTAGCTAGTCCCCTGCCTCCTTTACTGATAATGGtgcatgtaataaatgtagtataTTTACCATGTTGGAGGCGAGGCTCAGTGAGTAAGCACACCATGGAAACCCAGTCGTTAGCTACTGTAGTTAGCCAGACCCCAGTAGCCAGTGCAGGTGTCAATCAAAACGTGATCTGCCATGCCTACACAGTCTTGAGAAATGGTCTAAACAGCAAAATGAGCTATTTTTTGAACCAGGGTTTTTAATAGTTATGGACATTTATTTTCcctcagatttttgtggatacttaatgagacactcaactttgatatcatatataGAGACAGAGCGCAATTAAGTCCTGCCCACCATGGAGGGGTAAACAATTCATCACTCTCCGTCGAATTTGTATTGTGTGAAAGTGCCTCCttgtcacttctgtctcctagcaaacagaaaaatgcctAAAAGCTGCTTTGTGATGGGATGCACTACCAGCAGGGTAAAGAACCCAGAACTAAGTTTTTATAAGCTgccaaactgaaaaactgagccTTTAAGAAGACAAAAGCGGGTACAGGACTGTGTGCTGTGTGGTGGGAGAGAAAGACTCGACCTGAGCTGCACACaccataaaaatgacacatatacctggaAACGCTGCTAGTCACAGAGATcacatataaatgtaaaaacagaacagcGGTTTAATTGAAAGGTATGCAGTGTTTGTAATAGATGTTATATCACAGAATAGCTAACCTGCATTCAGCTGAAATGCTAACAGTAAAAAGAGCCTGAATGGGAAATGATTATATGTCTGTGCCTGTAATTTTCCTGCCTATGTTTACAAACTGTAGTGGCcatatcagctgtgaaaagtgtcatgcCAGCCTGTTATGTAGTGGAGTTTGCTATACAGTTGTGTTATCTCTACTGTAGACATGATGCCAGCCCTTGCATTCATGTATTGTGTCTAAGCATATACAATGACACGAGTTTGAGCATATGCTACAAactaccttttcctctctggtagacatacggtgctaaaataatcctttgacatgctgaaatctaatgtttttagcAAGCTACAGGCATTTTGTTAGCATTTCAGCCCTCAATTGCATATTATGGCACTGGTTGTTTTCCCCTCTGGTGGGTGTGGTTTTCTTAGTATGATGTTGCACTCTATCGCTatgcatttttactttttcaagcCAAATTTCAAGGGGctttaaaggccctgaaaacctCTTATCCTAATCATCTTCTTACGCgaatcaaaatgtgatgactGTCGGTTggttgtttgcttatgttgccACACAGTCCTGCTGAAGCAAATCGActcgttttttgttttttttgatagTTAAACTCTTAACGAGTCATAACAGGATGTTTTTACAAACTTTAACTTTGATTgtgtcatgaatatttaatgtttatagAGAAATACTCACAATATGGTACCAggttttcaggggctttaaagtACTCAGAAAAATGGATCTACGATTCCGTGACAAATgacaaactccatctgctgaagaTCTTGTGATacaatcaaaagctccagaacggCTACTAAGTGGACCCTGAGGTGAGATCGTTCTGTCAAAATGTTTATACGTactttaaacataaatgtttttcaaatataaaagcaccatctcacattaaaaacacttccCTCCCCTGCTGCGTGCCTGCCTGTATTATTCTTGTTTCGCTGTGACTTATCTTCTCGCATTAGGCCGTAATTTATCATAATATTTAGTGCTCAAGCTTCCTTCAAATGTCCCTGCTTTCATGTGTAATTTAGCTAATATCCTGCCCTGGCTCTGATTACAGTGTTTAAGTGCTGGGGTCCATCCATGGCACATTACAAACAGTCCCAGTGGAGCTCACAGCTGAGCTGGGGATACGGCATGCTGGGCTGGTGTGCGCTGAGCAGCATGGGTGTAACTCCCATGGCTCATTCGAGGACGTCCATGGAGGAAGCAATGCATGATGGTTACAAGCACACATCTACTGTGGACAGATCTAAATCCATTTTGCAATACATGAAAGTCTTTAAAAGTCATAACTAACAGCTTTATTGATGATTAATACGTCATACACTAATGCTTTGTAGATCAGTTATAAGTTAAGTAaaaagtgatgtgtgtgtgtgtgtgtgtgtgtgtatgagagagagaaagaaagagagagagaggttgctTGCATGTTGCATCATGTCCATATGTGTAAACAGCAGGACATATGGTCTGCGTGTGCATGTGATAATGTGAAACAGAGGAACACATAAGAAGTACAGTTGGACAGGAACCTCTAAGTGCATAAAAAGAAcagatatttgtatttttatcatgATCTGCACTTTACATGAAAACCACTCCAATCAGCCACATAGTAAGACACTGATGTGATCCAGCACTATTTATAGCAAATCATCACATGAAAGCCATTTTCACTGCTGAGTTGGCTGTTCAAATTCAACATGTTAGCTTCACTTTCTTTGCAAACACTAATAACACTGTCAGTGAGTCAGCAGATAGGCTGACCATGC from Thunnus maccoyii chromosome 3, fThuMac1.1, whole genome shotgun sequence includes these protein-coding regions:
- the LOC121893847 gene encoding twist-related protein 2-like — encoded protein: MREEVSCTNSPEGGMGASEEELERGSKKSLQAGNRKRSPYPKKDSLGQTEESSTGSPNSLLPSGPKRLKKSPSTVVTLAPTSLGPRPDQPFEDLHSQRVIANVRERQRTQSLNDAFASLRKIIPTLPSDKLSKIQILKLASRYIDFLYQVLQSDEMDAKLASCNYLAHERLSYAFSVWRMEGAWAMSTSH